In Formosa haliotis, the sequence AATCGCTATTAATTAAAATTTGACAAGATAATCGAATAGGCGAGTGCTCTGGATTGGGATATTGATTCAATAATTTTTGTTCATCAAGACTTAAAGGAGCTTCTATGATGTGCCCTTTTACTTGTCTAACTATACATGTGCCACACCAAGCTCTACCTTTGCAATCACCGATGGTTTCATAAAGTTCGTTAACAATTAACGCCATTAAAGATTCGTAACTATTTGGTTTAGTTTCAATGTAGTGTGTTTCCCCAATACTATCAATCAAGGTAAAAGTTATCGACTTCATTTAGAATTATGTAAATGTTTTACCTTATAAATGTAAAGAAGATTTATTACTACTGTGTTGTTTGTCAATTCTAATTTATAAAATAGATTGGTTGCATGTTGCGATATATAATTTAAGAAATAAATGTAGGATTCGTAATCTGAAAAAACCATGTTTTAAAACGGGTCTTGTGTCTTGTTTATAAGTCTGAGTTCCAAAATATTGACTAAGGGTTGTTTTGTTATATTGAAAATTTAAGCCTTAATTACAGGTGGTTTTTTAGATAATTCGTAATAAATACGACTTCAAATTTATAAATTTATTTTGCCATGTTCTATTTTAGATTTATTTTTAAAAAAATATTAAAAAAAATTAAAATGAATAAAGTATTACTATCATTTGTTATTGTATTAATTAGTACGGTAACTTATGGACAATTTCAAATTTCGGCGAGTACAGGTTATGCCATTGGAAGTGCCGGAATGAAAACAGGAACAGAAATAAATTCTACTGAAACCAAAAACGCTTATGGTAGTTATGGTGAAGGTGCCAATTTTCAATTAAGAGGGACTTATTTCTTTAACGAAACATTCGGACTTGATTTAGGATTTGGTTATTTACACGGTGCAGACCAAACAATTTCTATGGTCGATTTACCTAACGAACAAGTTGATGCTATTGCAAGAGCTAGAGCTTATGGAGCATCTTTGGCTGTAGTATATAAATTTACTAATAATGTTTACGGACGTTTTGGGGCTTTAATAAAAGTAGCAGGTAAAACAGAAGCTGTTGTTAGCAGTAGTTCTGTGTTTTCTTCAGAGGAAGCGAATGCTTTGGGATTACCAGAAGGATCATATTCAGACACAAATTATGTAGAAGATTTTCACGGACACTTTCCACTTGGTTTTGTGGGAGCATTGGGGTATAGATTTGACTTAAACTCTAATTTTAGCTTATTTGTAGAAGCTGAATATTATGGTATTAGTTTAAAAAGGAAAGATTCTGAAATTACAGAGTTTAACACAGATATCGTATTACCAAATGGTGATGTTGCTGTTAAAGGATTCTACAGTTTAGATAATTTACCTGCAGGTTATGTGTTAAAAACTACCTATGTAGATGAATTATCTCATGAAGATAGTTTAGACCCATCTAAGAAACTTGCTGAAAAAGTACCATACTCTTCTTTCGGATTAAACTTTGGTGTTACTTATAAGTTTACAAATTCATCAAAATCTAAATAAATTGTAGTTTAAAAAGAAGGTTGTTAAAGCGAGTTTTACTTGTTGAAAGACCAGAAAAATAAATACAGTTTTAGAAATAATAAAAAGACCACAATTAGTGGTCTTTTTTCATTTCAAATCGAGTCTCATAATGTTCAACCGTTGGAAATGGATCGTAATAAGGATGCAAAAGTGCTTTCCAAGAATTATAGTTATCTGAAGTTCTAAAACCTATAGTGTGATCTTCCAAGGTTTCCCATTCTACTAATAAAATATATTTATTAGGCTGCTCTATACATATGTTTAATTTATGATTTAAATAACCCGGAGTTAAAGCGATATATGCACTCGCTTTTTTAAAATCTGTTTCAAAGGTGTCTTCCATGCCTTTTTTTACTTCAAGAATTGCAACTTCTAAAATCATAAGTTTATATCTGTTACTGATTAGTAGAATAAAATTACAGGTTTTAATTTATAAGGACGGCTAATAATTAAGTAAAACACTTGATTTTTTATGTTTTTTTGTGACCTGTATCCTTAGTTTTTTCCCTAGAGGTGAAGGTTTTAAGGGCTTTTAAAAAATATTTTATTTTTTTGATTGCTAGATTTAAATTACTTTTTATATTTGCAGCCCGAATGCTAAAAGAGAGGAGGTTAAGGACTATGTTAATAATACCAATTAAAGAAGGAGAGAATATAGATAGAGCGCTAAAGCGTTACAAAAGAAAGTTTGATAGAACTGGAACTAAGCGTCAATTACAATCACGTAAGCAGTTTTTAAAGCCTTCTGTAGCTAACAGAGCTCAAAAGCAAAAAGCACAATATATTCAAAGACTAAGAGATTTAGAAAACATTTAATCTTAGTTGTTTTGACACATATTAAAAAATCCTGCATGTAGCAGGATTTTTTTGTTTTATAGCGTATGATATTTTGGTTTCGAAGTAAGACTGTTTTTATACATATTGCAATTTACTGTTGTAAAGCAAATTATTTTTAAAAGAGATTATGGTGCTGCTTGAGTAAGGATTATGCTGTCGAAATAGTTTCCAGCTTGTAAACCTATAAATAAAACTCTTTCGGTATCGGTTGGGTTTGCTGTCATTGTAATTTGAAGTTCGGTAGCATTTTTTCTTTCAATCATAAATTCAGAAGATTCTAAAATAAACTGTTTGTCTGCAGTGTTTACATCTTGTCGATCTAATTCAGCGTTTCCGTTAAGCATAACTTCATTAATCCACCACCATTCACCTTTAGTTGTAATAACTATCGAATCGCGATCTGCAGAAAAAGGAACTTTCTTTTGCGAGAGTTTTATATTATCATCCCAATCCCCGTCTGGACGATCCTTTTCTGAACAGGAAAAAAATGTTATCAGGAATAGAAAAATGCTTAAGGATTTTATGAGTTGTAATTTTTTCATGGTGTAGGTTTATTTTACTTCTCATTAACGCTCATAATTTGAAGTAGGTGAGAAAAAACCTAGGTTTCAAGTAGAGGTTACAATGATGTGTTAAAGATATTAGTTTCAGATAAATAATAAACTACTAATAGTTAAAAAGCTATAACTATTGTCTTCCATCTTTTAAACTTATTATATTAGCAACAATACAGCCGCGATTATTATGTTAATAGCTCCCTTTTTAGATTATTTGTTACTAGAGAAGCATTATTCTGCTTTAACCGTAAATGCTTATAAAAAGGATTTGGGCGATTTTGCCGATTTTATTGCTGCAGAATATCAAACAGAAACATTGCAAGATGTACATTATTCGCAAATTAGAAGTTGGATTGTTTGTTTAGTAGAAAGTGGTTTAAGTAACCGAAGTATAAATAGAAAGGTATCGGCTTTAAATTCGTATTACAAGTTTTTATTAAAAACAGGAGATATCGAAGTTAATCCGCTTGCAAAGCATAAAGCTTTAAAAGTTAAAAAGAATATTCAGATTCCTTTTTCGGAAAAAGAAATGAAAACCGTTTTAGATGATTTTCCTCATGAAGATGATTTTGAAGGGTTAAGAAATCGACTGATAATAGAATTGTTCTATTCTACCGGAATTCGGCGTATAGAGTTGGTACA encodes:
- a CDS encoding 2Fe-2S iron-sulfur cluster-binding protein, whose product is MKSITFTLIDSIGETHYIETKPNSYESLMALIVNELYETIGDCKGRAWCGTCIVRQVKGHIIEAPLSLDEQKLLNQYPNPEHSPIRLSCQILINSDLEQTCWEIVDSRLSM
- a CDS encoding outer membrane beta-barrel protein; amino-acid sequence: MNKVLLSFVIVLISTVTYGQFQISASTGYAIGSAGMKTGTEINSTETKNAYGSYGEGANFQLRGTYFFNETFGLDLGFGYLHGADQTISMVDLPNEQVDAIARARAYGASLAVVYKFTNNVYGRFGALIKVAGKTEAVVSSSSVFSSEEANALGLPEGSYSDTNYVEDFHGHFPLGFVGALGYRFDLNSNFSLFVEAEYYGISLKRKDSEITEFNTDIVLPNGDVAVKGFYSLDNLPAGYVLKTTYVDELSHEDSLDPSKKLAEKVPYSSFGLNFGVTYKFTNSSKSK
- a CDS encoding antibiotic biosynthesis monooxygenase family protein, which produces MILEVAILEVKKGMEDTFETDFKKASAYIALTPGYLNHKLNICIEQPNKYILLVEWETLEDHTIGFRTSDNYNSWKALLHPYYDPFPTVEHYETRFEMKKDH
- the rpsU gene encoding 30S ribosomal protein S21; the protein is MLIIPIKEGENIDRALKRYKRKFDRTGTKRQLQSRKQFLKPSVANRAQKQKAQYIQRLRDLENI
- a CDS encoding tyrosine-type recombinase/integrase translates to MLIAPFLDYLLLEKHYSALTVNAYKKDLGDFADFIAAEYQTETLQDVHYSQIRSWIVCLVESGLSNRSINRKVSALNSYYKFLLKTGDIEVNPLAKHKALKVKKNIQIPFSEKEMKTVLDDFPHEDDFEGLRNRLIIELFYSTGIRRIELVQLQLEDFNLSGKTLKVLGKRNKERLVPLLPSVSELVRLYVNKRDTLTFIKDKEYMFLTQKGVKIYETLVYRIINNYFSLASSKVKKSPHILRHSFATHLLNQGADLNAVKELLGHASLASTQVYTHNSISELKKVYLNTHPRNKK